The proteins below are encoded in one region of Lepisosteus oculatus isolate fLepOcu1 chromosome 10, fLepOcu1.hap2, whole genome shotgun sequence:
- the rrm2b gene encoding ribonucleoside-diphosphate reductase subunit M2 B — protein sequence MDYLNSQSGLQKSENGFAETTEEDRSGAECEPLLRENPLRFVIFPIQYPDIWKMYKQAQASFWTVEEVDLSKDLAHWDRLKPEERHFISHVLAFFAASDGIVNENLVQRFSQEVQVPEARCFYGFQILIENVHSEMYGMLINTYIRDLKEREYLFNAIQTMPSIKRKADWALQWISDTKATFGERIVAFAAVEGIFFSGSFAAIYWLKKRGLMPGLTYSNELISRDEGLHCNFACLMYSYLVRKPSEERVRDIIATAVSIEQEFLTEALPVKLIGMNCTLMKQYIEFVADRLLTDLGLSKIYEAENPFDFMESISLEGKTNFFEKRVAEYQRLGVMSNTVDCSFTLDADF from the exons ATGGACTATCTGAATTCACAGTCTGGTCTCCAAAAAAGCGAG AATGGGTTCGCAGAGACGACGGAAGAGGACAGGTCAGGAGCCGAATGCGAACCTCTTCTCAGAGAGAACCCGCTCCGGTTTGTCATTTTCCCCATTCAGTACCCTGACATTTGGAAGATGTATAAACAGGCACAGGCGTCATTCTGGACTGTCGAAGAG GTTGATTTGTCGAAGGACCTGGCTCACTGGGACAGACTGAAGCCCGAAGAAAGGCACTTCATCTCCCACGTCTTAGCTTTCTTTGCTGCTAGCGATGGAATCGTCAACGAGAACCTT GTCCAGCGATTCAGCCAGGAGGTGCAGGTCCCCGAGGCCCGATGTTTTTACGGTTTCCAGATCCTCATCGAGAACGTGCACTCTGAGATGTACGGCATGCTCATTAACACCTACATccgggacctgaaggagag gGAATATCTGTTTAACGCAATTCAAACTATGCCCAGCATAAAAAGGAAGGCAGACTGGGCTTTACAGTGGATATCTGACACAAAAGCTACTTTTG GAGAGAGGATTGTGGCCTTTGCTGCAGTAGAAGGTATCTTTTTCTCCGGCTCTTTCGCTGCTATTTACTGGCTGAAGAAGAGGGGTCTCATGCCAGGACTGACCTATTCCAATGAGCTTATCAGCAGAGATGAG GGGCTGCACTGTAATTTTGCCTGTCTGATGTACAGCTACCTTGTGAGGAAGCCTTCAGAAGAGAGGGTGAGGGATATCATCGCCACCGCAGTCAGTATTGAGCAG GAGTTTCTGACAGAGGCTTTACCAGTGAAGCTCATTGGAATGAACTGCACCTTAATGAAGCAGTATATTGAGTTTGTGGCTGACAGGTTACTGACAGATCTGGGGCTGTCCAAG ATATATGAAGCAGAAAACCCATTTGATTTTATGGAGTCCATCTCCCTGGAGGGGAAAACCAATTTCTTTGAGAAACGAGTGGCAGAGTACCAGAGGCTGGGCGTCATGTCAAACACAGTGGACTGCAGCTTTACTCTGGATGCAgacttttaa
- the mtdha gene encoding metadherin a yields the protein MAASWQEVATRQAEEISSRLRELLSSGLGLLRSELGVDLGLKPELYPSWVLLLLTAFLGLLGVAAVWAAACAGLVGGRKRGARAAEPTSQGAKAAAAKAGKPEEQKKRNKKKPVDKKAQPNGRTIVELQEDDVKAAAEDVLKQAAEVKTEKTKKNKKKPKAEAKQAQNASSADGKEPDEGTWETKVSNREKRQQRRRDKGLTEDSGSPGEAAPASPPAEQPAALAPAPPAARKSKGDLHRNKPGKDAVISQVSASWTEAPAVNGGGWNDMAMKLPAQLSGVNGETWSSASEAPPRRSLEPAAWGQGTEGSWTTVDARMKKPDLNPSSFTALGLTPAVTGAEPGSQTNADLQWDGGQHKVADEWSGLNGLSSVDPTSDWNAPAELWGNYEEEPEAQTPAQPQEPETELQKVSDEEKEKVDSAAAGGGKSKKKKKKKKKQGEEANAALQETEEQEKESWAESEAGAKPARREQESDPSAKTASSKPAEVRTERAVPAVTPLSAPVQERVSQKTPSQVPQRPSGPEPAVPTAKQNSVPPPSQKKPEENWESPKQVKKKKKARRET from the exons ATGGCAGCGAGCTGGCAGGAGGTGGCGACTAGGCAGGCCGAGGAGATATCCAGCCGCCTGCGGGAGTTGCTGTCCTCCGGCCTGGGCCTGCTCCGCTCCGAGCTCGGGGTGGACCTGGGTCTGAAGCCGGAGCTGTACCCGTCGTGGGTGCTACTGCTGCTCACGGCCTTCCTCGGGCTGCTGGGGGTCGCGGCCGTGTGGGCCGCGGCCTGCGCCGGGCTCGTCGGGGGCAGGAAGCGAGGGGCCAGAGCGGCCGAGCCGACCAGCCAGGGCGCAAAGGCCGCGGCGGCCAAGGCGGGCAAGCCCGAGGAGCAGAAGAAGAGGAACAAAAAGAAACCTGTTGATAAG AAAGCCCAGCCGAACGGACGCACAATTGTTGAGCTGCAGGAAGATGATGTCAAAGCCGCGGCAGAAGACGTCTTGAAACAGGCGGCAGAGGTGAAGACCGAAAAG ACGAAGAAGAACAAGAAGAAGCCAAAAGCTGAAGCAAAGCAGGCGCAGAATGCTTCTTCGGCGGATGGAAAAGAACCGGATGAAG GCACCTGGGAGACCAAAGTGAGTAACCGGGAGAAGAGGCAGCAGCGCCGGAGGGACAAGGGGCTGACCGAGGACTCCGGCAGCCCCGGGGAGGCGGCCCCCGCCAGCCCGCCCGCGGAGCAGCCCGCCGCCCTCGCCCCCGCTCCGCCCGCCGCCAGGAAGAGCAAAG GTGATCTGCATCGTAACAAGCCCGGGAAAGATGCTGTCATATCTCAGG TGTCGGCCAGCTGGACCGAGGCGCCGGCGGTCAACGGGGGCGGCTGGAATGACATGGCCATGAAGCTGCCGGCTCAGCTGTCGGGCGTCAACGGGGAGACCTGGAGCAGCGCCTCGGAAGCACCTCCCAGGAGGAGCCTGGAGCCCGCGGCATGGGGCCAGGGCACAGAAG GTTCATGGACCACAGTAGATGCAAGAATGAAGAAGCCAGATCTGAATCCCTCGTCTTTCACCGCTCTTGGCTTAACTCCTGCTGTTACTG gTGCAGAACCAGGATCCCAGACTAACGCTGACCTGCAGTGGGATGGTGGCCAACATAAAGTGGCGGATGAGTGGTCTGGCTTAA ATGGGCTTTCCTCGGTGGACCCCACCTCAGACTGGAACGCTCCCGCGGAGCTCTGGGGGAACTATGAGGAGGAGCCGGAGGCCCAGACTCCTGCCCAGCCCCAGGAGCCGGAGACCGAGCTGCAGAAG GTATCAGatgaggagaaggagaaggtggactctgctgctgctggtggtggCAAGtcgaagaagaaaaagaagaagaagaagaaacaagGAGAAGAAGCCAACGCTGCCCTTCAA GAAACGGAAGAGCAAGAAAAGGAATCCTGGGCCGAAAGCGAGGCTGGTGCCAAGCCTGCCCGACGCGAACAGGAGAGTGACCCGTCTGCCAAAACGGCATCGAGCAAGCCTGCGGAG GTCCGGACGGAGCGGGCTGTTCCCGCAGTGACCCCGCTGTCCGCTCCCGTGCAGGAGAGGGTTTCCCAGAAGACCCCTTCACAAGTGCCACAGAGGCCGTCGGGCCCAGAGCCTGCAGTTCCCACTGCGAAACAGAACAGCGTGCCTCCACCTTCACAGA AAAAACCGGAAGAGAACTGGGAGTCACCAAAGCAagtcaagaagaagaagaaggcgAGACGGGAAACATGA